The window CAGCCTCAAGGATTATGTACTTGAAGCCCTTCTTGATTGCAAAATTAATTTCATTGATGAGTCTGATTTGGCTGTTTCTCGGATTGTACTTAGGCAGCGACCAGTAAACCATCCAGTCAAGATTCGAATCATTGTTCTCCATAGCTTTCCCTCATCAATTTTATTAACAAATTAATAATAATACTATATCAAATATTTTATTTAAAACTTTATTTTTGAATTTGGGGAAATATTAATATCAATAAACAATATACATAATAATATGTCTAAAATCAACGAATTACAAGAAATTATCGACATTTCAGACAATATCGTGTTTTTTGGAGGGGCAGGAGTTTCAACAGAAAGCGGAATACCTGACTTCAGGTCTGAAAGCGGCATTTTTAAAAGCCTGGAAAAATACGGAGACACACCGGAAAACCTGGTTTCACACAGTTATTACTTAGACCATACCGAAGAGTTCTTCGAATACTACAAGGATACCCTAGTCTTCAGGGATGCCGAGCCAAATTCCGCTCACTTTAAACTGGCGGAACTTGAAAAGGCAGGAAAGCTGAAGGCTGTGATAACCCAAAACATTGACGGACTTCATCAAAAGGCGGGAAGCAAGGAGGTATTGGAGCTTCACGGAAGCGTTCACAGAAATTACTGTCAAATCTGCAATAAGAAATACTCATTGGATTATATCATGGAAAGTGAGGGAATTCCCAGATGTGAGTGTGGTGGAATCGTCAAGCCTGATGTGGTTTTATACGAAGAGCCATTGAACAATGCCGTCTTAAGCTTTGCAATCGACTACATTCAGAATGCCGATACCCTGATAATCGGAGGAACCTCACTTGTGGTCTATCCCGCTGCAGGGCTGATTAATTACTTCAATGGGAATAAATTAGTATTGATTAATAAAAGCGAGACACCATATGACGATTTGGCAAGTCTAGTCATTAACGATGCCATCGGAGAGACTTTGTCCCAAATCGAAGTCAAGTGATTCTGGAATCAATTCAATGCCCTCCAGTTGGTTGTCACATCTGTAGACCAATATTTCAACGCCGGATTCATATGCCTCGTTTAAAGTTTGGCTGAATACCGGATCATTTTCCCAATTCGGCCTGAATAACTTGCCGAGCGGATGTTGAATTAAAAAGAACACACAACATCTATTGCCTTGTTTTTTAAGCTTCATCAGTTCCTTTAGATGTTTTGCTCCACGTTCTGTCGGAGCATCCGGAAATCTTGCTTCACCATCAACAATCAAGGTTACACCTTTCACCTCAACGTAACATTCCTCATTTTCATTAGCCAAGTATATATCTATTCTTGAGTTGTCGACGGTTTTCTCCCTTTGATGGAAATCATAACATGAAAGTTCCTTTATTTTGCCATTTATGATTGCTTCATATGCAATGCTATTGGCTTGCTGGGAGTAAAGTGATACCAAAACCCCCTTGTTTTCTACAAAATGAAGTGAAAATTTGGTCTTTCGATTGGGATTATCCGATGGCTTGAGCCAAACAACTGCATTGTCAACCAAAAGCTCCTTGCAGCGCCCCGTATTTGGCACATGAGCAATTTCAAGTTTGCCTTCAACCTCTACTTCAGCAATGAACCTATTCGGACGGTTCTTAAAGATTCCCTTAACATAATCCATCTTTCATCACACTACCAATGTAGGACACCAAATCGGTTGCTGAAAAACCGTTTCCCTTAGTCTTGTAAGCCTCATCGCCTGCAAGTCCATTGATAAATACTCCAAGACATGCGGAATCAAAAGTGCTTAATCCTTGTGAAAGTAGACTGACTGTGATGCCTGCAAGTGCATCGCCTGTTCCCCCAACAGTCATGCCAGGATTTCCTGATTTGTTTATTCTGAATTTGGTACCTGATAAAATTAAATCATATTGACCCTTAACAATGACGGTGCCCTTTATTTGACGGGTGATTTTCTGGAATTGGGTGATGTTTTCATCGACATGATTGAAGTCATATGAATCCAAATCCAACTTCAGCTCATCAGTGACATTGAAAAATGACTTGAACTCAAATATGTGCGGTGTTAAAATGATATCGTCACGGCTTTCAATTAATTTTAATTCGACTTGCTTTAATGCGTCCGCATCCAGAACTATAGGCTTTTTGATTTTTGCAACCAGAACATTGAATAGTTTTGAGGTTTCCTCATCAATACCTGCTCCCGGACCTATTAAAACTGCATCCACATTATCGGCAAGCTCCAAAATCTCTTGAGAATGATTTAAGGATAATTTGTCCCCGTCCAATGATTTGACAATCAGGTCAGGTGATGTTGATTTAATGGCTTCGGCAGATTTTTGGGGGCTTGCAACATACACCAGATCTGCACCTGCGCCAATCGCAGCCATTCCCGCAATGGCAGGAGCTCCTGAATAATCCTTAGAACCTCCAATGACCAATAGCCTTCCATTGTTTCCCTTATGGGATGACAAGTCACGATTCTTAAGCCTTAAAAAATCACCGTAATTGATAAAGTATTCCGCTTCAAATGGAATTCCAATATCTGCAGTCACCAATCCGCCAACGAGTTCCTCATCTGCTTCCCTTACTCCTGTCTTGATTTTATGAAAACTGATTGTGTAGTCGGGAACAACCGCCAAATCGCTTATCTCTCCGGTCAATGGATCCATTCCTGAAGGAACATCAACACTGATCTTCACGCCTTTGGATTCGTTGATGATTTCAATTGCTCTTCTGATGTTTGTCTGAAGATTTCCATTGATTCCGGTTCCCAAAAGTCCATCGACAATCACATATTCTGAATCATTGCTTTTTGCAACTTCACAATTGTCAATGTCCTCCAATGTCTTTAGGTTGTAAATGTTTAAGCGTGACAGTCTTGGTTTCATGTTCTGCAGTATTTCAAGATTGGTCTTTGAATAGGGAGACCTAATGTTGTCCTTTAACATGTAGATATCCACATCATAGCCTCTGTTAAGCAGATATCTTGCAGCGACAAAACCGTCACCGCCGTTTCCACCGGAACCTGTGAAAATCACCACTTTGACCGGTTTTGAGAAAGTGTAAACCGCAATTTTGCCAACTTCTTCCGCCAAGGATTTGCCTGCGGATTCCATTAGGCAAAGCCTGGATAAACCTAAATATTCACAATTATTGTCCGTAACCATCATGTCAATAGGATTCATAATATTCAACACTTTTAGTCTTTACAACAATATTTTGTATTGCATTCAATATTAAATTTTTTCAAAGGGAATATGCTGCAAAAACTAAATGATGATTTGATTAAAAAAACAATAAAAATATCAAAGCATATGCTTCAGATTTTAAAAAAAAACAAAAAAAAGGTTTTGAGTTTAGTTTACTCAAAACATTAAGAATATTCAATTATATAATCTATTTAACTGTAATTTTAACTGATTTGGAAGCTGATTTGTAGCATCCATTTCCAGCGAATTTTACAGTTGCGGAATGTTTGCCTTTTTTGGTTAATTTTGTTATTTTAAAGGTAGCTTTACCTTTGGAATTGGTAGTAGCTTTATATTTTTTACCTTTAACTTTTAAAGTAACTTTAACCTTTTTCAATGCTTTTCCAAGATTAGTTTTCAAAGTAACAGTATATTTTTTGGTTTTGACTTTTGCTTTGAAAGCCTTATTCTTAGCAGTTAATTTAGAAGCTGCTTTTTTAACTGTAATGGTCTTTTTCACTGTAGCCTGACCATATTCTGCAACAATGTAATATGTTCCTGCTTTTAAACCTTTTAGGTCCACGGTTGCAATACCATCACTTCCGATGTGACCTACATATTCCTTATTGTTGATGGTAAATACAACATTACCTTGGGTTACGGTTTTATTTCCGGATTTGACACTGACCTTATAGGTTAAAGTTGGAGTATAAACTGAAGTCAAATCATCAGCTTCAATTTTATCAGAAGCACCGAACATATCCATGAAACTGGAAAAATCAAAAGTCATATTTGTTCCGTTTAAAAAGCTTGAAATATTGAAGGATGTTCCGTTACCGAAACTGAAGGTACCGTTTAATAAACTTGAGATATTGAAGGTTGTTCCGTTACCTAAACTGAAAGTACCATTTGTCAAGTCTCCAATGTTGAAGGTTGTTCCATTTATATTAAAAGTCATATTTCCAAAATTGAAAGTTCCGTTACCTCCAAAGGTGCCTTTGCCGGAACCAAAACCTTCATTGAGAACCTCTTCTTTTTCAACAACATCTGTGCTTACTACTTCATCTTCATTATCTGCAGAGATGATCTCTGAATCATCAATATCTACACTTACTGCTTCATTTTCACTATCAACAGAGACAATAGTATCGTTGGCAACATCATCGGCAGCGCTTACTGCACTGATGGCAATTAATGAAAACAAAACCAGTGCCATTAATATTAAGGTTTGCTTAATCTTCATTATTTTTTTCCTCCTTTTTAAATTTACAAAATATTAACATTCTTAATATATCATAGTCATTACATTTAAAAGTATTCATTTTTTAATATTAAATTATTGAATATAATTGAAAAATTCGTAATAAATATTAAAATTGATAATTCTAATAAATTATTACTAAAAAATTTTTAAATTGCAAATAATTATCAAAAAAACTTCAATATATTATACAATTTTTAATAAAAATCCCTACATATAAAATAACTTTTAAAAAATTCCCATATGATATGATTTTTTAAAAAAAATACTTCAAAACAATATAATATTCAAAAAAAACTCCAATATATTATATAATTTTAAATAAAAATTCCAAAATACAATATAATTTTTTAAACAAAAACACACACATATTACCTACTTTTTTAAACAAAAAATGCCACATAGTATATAATTTTTTTAAACAAACCCCCCCACATCTCATAAATAATAAAATTTTCTAAACAAAAACACACACAGATAACATAATTTTAAAAAAATTTCAACATTATATGGTGATCTTAAATTTTCAAGAGAATTAAAAAAAAATTTGAAGTTCATTGTCCTACAAATGGGATAGGATTTAATATATAATAGGATAATAGTTAATAATATATCTTAAAGAAAGGAAAAATCACATGAGAAAAATAACTATTCGACTTTTAACAAGATTGCCCCAGAAATATGTGGGAAGCGGACTAATATTAATTCTGATTTTATTCATATACGGAATACTGGGATCTTATTATATAATGGGCCTGAATCCCGTTGATTCCGTTTATTATTCAATAATCACAATGGCCACAGTCGGATATGGAGATTTGACCCCACAAACAGGAATTCAAAAGCTTTTTGCAACAACCCTCGCTCTCGGAGGAGTTGCATTGCTTGCATATGTGTTTAATATGATGTTAACAAGTTTTCAGGAAAAAATGAGTGAATATTCAAAAGGAGCCAGGATAATGAAAGCAATTGAGAATATGGAAGATTATTATATTCTTTGCGGTTACGGAAGAGTTGGAAGAGTAGTGTTTAAAGAACTGGTTAGCAGAAACCAGAATGTTATTGTTATTGATAAAGACGAGGATGTATGCAATCAGATTGAAGAGCACGACAATGTCGTGGTGCTCAACAGGGATGCCATTGAAAACGATTTGGTGACAAAACTGGCAGGAGAAAACTGCAGCAGTGTCATCGTATGTACTGGAAATGACGTCGATAATCTATTTATCGTGCTTACAATACGTGAAATCAATCCTGATGCATGGATTGTGACAAGAGCAAGTAAAATGGAAAACATATCAAAACTCAGGAAAGCCGGAGCGGATAAAATCGTATCCCCAGAGTTAAGTGGAGGACATGACATGTATTTCGAGTCCACAAGACCTCATCTTCTAAGAATAACTGTCCAACATGAGATTGATGAAATCCTTGACGAGTTTAAGATAATCAGCAAACATAACTGTACCCTGGAAAACATTGACTATCACTTGCCTGGAATCGAAACCCCTCTTACACGTCAAATAAAAACTATGAAAATCGATGACGGTGAGAGATTCATGAATCATCTAAACACACATGATGATGAAAGACATGCATTGACAAATCTATACAAAACAACAAACCGTGTTCACTCACATTTAATATCTGGGCCAGATAAAATCACATTTGATAAATTGGTTAAGGATCTGGAAAAACAAGAGAAAATCATCGGAATCAATCTGACAAACGAAGAGATATGTGAAATAACAAAAAAAGAAATTTATTAAGTACAATTATTGATGATAATTGTACTTTTAACTGAAACAAAGTATTTGAGGTTTCCTGAATAAATCAAAACATTATAGTTTCCTATTCCCAGGGATTTTGGATTGAATCTAGCCACTCCTTTCGAATCGGTTTTGATTGTATAGACCTTGTTTTTTATTTTTAATTTTAACTTTAGACCCTTGATTGGCTTTTTAGTCTTCTTATCCTTGACAGTAATCTCAAATGTTTTGGATTCATTGAGAGTTGTATTGAGTTTTGAAGCCTTGACTGTTGTCTGTGTCTTGATCAGCTTATCTATGCTTCCAAACTTATATGTTCCAAGGAATTTGCTTGATGGAGTTTTTGGAAGACTATTTTTGGATATGAACTTGCCCTTGAAGATAATGTTGTCCTTCAGATGACCTGTGCTTTTTCCAACAAGACGACCGTTATCGTTTGCGGCATAAACCTTCAATGTTGAAGATGTTTTTCCATCAACAGTTGTTGCTTTCCAATGGAATGCTGTTGCATCCCTTCTGTTCACTCCAAATGAATCTGTTGCGGCAACCTTAATTGCAGCTTTTGCAGGGTCATTGCTGTACTTAGTCCATGTTCCATGCCTAAACATTGACCTTGCATTCGGAACATCGATGAACTCACCAGGTTTAAGTTTGCCCACCTTTATGCCGCTTGCCCATACAATGGCATATTTGCCGTTAGGTGCCTTGATTGAAAAGTGACCACTATTCAATTTTCTTTCATTGCGCTGAATCTTTTTTAAATAATATTTTGTAATCTTTCCTGACTTGATTATCTTACCTGCAAGATTTTCGATTGCATGATTTACAACCGGATTATCCCAACCACCGGTTCCTGCCATCCAACCGTCGGCAGTGGTTATGGAATGGAAGAAGTAACTATCAGTCTTGTACTGCTTGACTGCCAATTTTCCATTCAATTTATACTTGACAATGTGCAATGTTTTTGCATTTGTCGCATCCCTTCTAAATCCTGCAACAGCTTCAGTGTTGCTCACCTGAAGATATAAAGAAGAGCAAGCCATTTCAGCAGTTTCCTTAATGGTCAGGACTGCCTTGGTTTTTTTAGCCTTCAAGTATGCATTCTTCTTAAGTGAAACGACAACCTTATAAGATCCGACATTAAAATTCTTCTTCAGTTTGGCAATACCATTGGAGTCTGTAGTTGCATAATAAGTCTTATATTTGTTGTTTTTAAGGACTTTAAATGCCACCTTAACCCCCTGAACGGGATTTTTGGTAACTTTATTAATGACTTTTGCCTTTAAATAGAATCCTGATTCGAAATATGTCTTGAAATTTTTGGTTTGAATTGCCAATGTTGCCTTGTTCACCTTAACAATGGCATTTGCAATACTTGAAGTGTAGTTCTCATCACCGTCAAATTTAACCTTTGCACAATAGGTGCCCGGTTTTAAATTAAGTTTTAAAACTATTTTGCCCTCAACATCAGTAGTTCTATCATATATCTTACTGTTTATGAGAATAGAAACTCTTTTATTTGAAATCGGCTGATTGTTGCTATCCTTCAAATAACTGACAAACTCTGAATTTTCCTTGTAATAAGTGGTGACGTCTTCAGATGCTATTTTAGTGCTCATCGGACAAGAATCATCTACACCCATATTTGAAGAGCTATTTATGTCATTATCAATTTCATCATTTAGGGAATTTTCATCAACCGGCTGAGAGACTGACTCATCGATTAAAGCGATTTCATCAGTGCCATTGTCCGATGCTGAAACAAAACCGATGCTTAAAAGAATTAAAAGTAGAATTGGAACAATTAAAAATCTTTTACTTGACATGATTTGACCCCATATTTAATTTAATAACAGTCTGTACAGACATGTGTGACAATTATTATTATGTGAAATATAGGATATAAAATGATATTATAAAAATTTTCTAATTAAAAAAAGTAAAAAAGTAGAGAATATGAAATTCTCTAGAATAAGTCTTGTAAGTGGATTTGGTAAGGTCCTAAGCTTCCACCGTAGTTACCAGCACCGATTTCGATAACACCAGGTACTTGACAAGCAGCTTCAATACCTGCTTTCATAGCAGCTTTAACAGCTTCTTCGTCAACACCGTCAATAACGATTTCCATGTTTCCGAATACGTTTTCTGGTAATTCAGTTTCAACTTGGTCTTTTAAAGTTACACATTCTTTTTCGTTGGTGGATGCGCTCATGAAAGAGTATTTGGAACCTGTTTTGGAACCAGAAGCAACCATACCACCGGAGAAAGGAGTGATCACACCAGGAACAGCGTGAATTGCATCAACAGCTGCTTCAGCAGCAACGATAGATGTCATTTGACTGTCACCCATAATGAAGAAGTTTCCACCAGCTACTCCATCTTTGCATCCCATTTCGTCTTCTACTAAGAATTCACCAGACATGATTGGGATTACGTGCATTTTTTTACCGTTTACATCTTTTTCAGTTTCGTATCCGTCACCGAAGAACTTGAGTTGTTTTCCGGTTGGGAAGGATTCTTCACTTTCTAAAGCATTGAATGCTGCTGCAGTAGGAGCGGTTAAAACACATTGTCCGATTCTGTCCATGATTTGTCCGCCTAAAGCTTTTTTGGACATGTGGCAGATCATGATTACATAACCTGGTCTTCCATCTGGAGAGTCAGTTGGAGGAATGTATTGGTCAATACCTGCTTCTGCAGGACATCCAATAACTGAAGTAGCAAATCCAGTAGCTTCAGTAGCTGCAATTTTAGCTAAATGTTTAGTAGCTGCAGTAATAATCAATCTAGATACTTTAATTCCAAAACCTTCAGCAAAGGTGTCTTGTATTTCTACGCCATTAATTTCCATAATTTCACCAAAATTTTTTTAAAAAATAATTTTTTTGTGATAATAAAATTTATGATTATAAATTAAAATAAAGTTTTCTATTTTAGCTAGGAAACATGATTTTCAAAAAGTCATTTGACACCGATGAACTCATCTAGAATTGGCATTTTCGCTAAAATATAGATTATAATCCAAGATAATACGAATCCTGTTAAGAACAGTATAAGATAGTCGATTGTGAAGTTGAATGACAGATGCAGGATTTTGCGAACTACCATAATCATCTGACTGTGAATCAGATACATGCCGTAACTGCATATTGAAATGGAGGTTATGATTCCCTTAGCTGATTTTGGAATGCTGTTTAGAGCTGTGCTTGTTTTAAAGAGGCAAAAGACCCCAATAGCCACAATAATCACGAGAATGGAATACCTATGGAATTCAAACAGTATGGAAGTGCCAACCACCATATAGGAATATGCAAGCATTGCAATGGAAGGCAGCAATATCAAGATCCAGGAAATCCATCTGCTGTTGAACACCTTCCTTTCAGTGTATCGCAGATAATAACCCAAAACCACAAGACCCATCGGACTTATGAAATAGGACAGCTTTACAGGACACTCAATCATCAGCGTGTAATCGAACAGTGTTGTTATGACCCAAATGGCCAGGAAGTATTCCAGTTCGGACAATTCCGCATGCTTGATCCACTTGTTGAATATCGGCATTGTCAGATACACGCCCAGCATCATCCAAAAGAACCAGTAAACCGCCGAACCAGGTGCCTTGCACATCAAAGTGTTCCAGAAGACCCTCAAAATGCCCATTATTCCAAAACTCTTAACAAAACCTACGCTCGGAATGAAATAAGACGCCGCAACAAGCAAGACTGTGAATACGGCTGACCAAAATACAAACGGCTTTACAATGCGGGGAATCCTTTTGGACAGAAATCCTTTGATGTCCCAATCACGGCCCAGAAGCAACGCTCCGGAAAGCATCAAAAACAAATCAACGCCTATTCTGAAGAAATTGTTTGCGAAAGTCTCGTAAAATCCGCTGAAGGAATAAATCGTATGGATGTCATAGCTCATCATTTCCCCAAGGTGGCCTGTGACATGAAGCAGAACCACACAAAGAATGGCAAAAGCCCTTAGGGCATCAAAATAAAAAATTCTTTTGGAAGCATTAGTCATAGAATCTATCCGTCGTCTTTTGAGTCGTCCTCTAGGGATTCCTTAATTTCATCAGGTGATGAAGAGCCGGTCGCCTTATCCAAGACTGATGAACCATAGTGAGGCAAGATGACTAATCCCAGGATTGTAGGCATCCAAAATGAAATTAATCTCTCGATAACAGTGGCCGCCGCACTGACGGATGTGGATATTCCTGCTGCTGAATAAAACAGAATCATCATACCGTCAACAGCACCTAATCCTCCAGGCAATAGTGGAATCATACCCACAAGGCAGGCTACGATGAATACTTCACCGATTACGATTAGGTTCACCTGAGCCCCGAATGCAAGGAATACGAAATAAACCCTTAAAATCTCCATAATCCAAACCAAGAAGGACAAAGGTATTGTGTAGGACAGTACCTTCTTATTGGAAATCAACAGTCTCATGGTTTCCTGGAATCCGAAGACCGCATCATGAATTTTCATTTCCAGATCATCTGAATTTTTCTTATAGAATCTTCTGACAAGTGCTATTATCCATCCTTCAACCCTCTTACCGAATCCTGGGTTGATGCACATGTAAATAAGTACAATCAATACTGCGACAATTGCAATCACTGCCAAAACCATCACAATCAATAGCCATGTGTCAACATTGAAATAAATAGCCATTGCTGCAATTGTGATTGCCGCCAAAACAACGAATGGAAAAGTATCCAATGCCCTGTCTGCCACAACTGTCGCAAATGTCTCTTCAAACGGATATCCGTTTTCCTTAGATAGGAGATATGCCCTCACAGGCTCTCCTCCACCACGTCCTGATGGGGTGAGATTGTTGATTGCAAGACCGACCAGCAGTATTGGAAGCGTTTTCCTGACGCTGGTCTTAATGTCCGCAAGGTCGTTGAGGACTTTCCAACGCAATGTGTATAGGAAGAAGATTACAAACTGAATTACAATAGCTATAATGATTAATTTAATGTTGGCCAACTTTAAGGCCTCTACAACCTCATCAATACCTATGAAGTAGAGCATGACAGCTAAAATAAGTATGCTAATCCCTAAAAAAAATAATGTTTTGCGGTCCATAGTTTAATAATAGTTTATGGATTTTAATACTTATAAATTTATATAGAATTTTATTCAAATTATTACAATAATGAGGTATATTACTAAAACTGATTTGAGGATTATAGCCAGAAACTCTGGAATGCTGATGATTGGGATTGGAATAATGTGTCTAATCCCCTTAGTGTTCGATTTGATATATTTTGAGTTTGATGTAATCAGTTTTGTTATTCCCGCCGGAATCTCCGGATTCAGCGGACTGTTCCTGATGAAATATTTTGAGGATTATGCCGACAAGAAGATACGTCTTAAGCATGGTATGATCATATCCTCCTTTGCGTGGATCTGGGCTGCAATCATCGGAGGGGTTGTCTTTACCCTTGCCACACATATCCCTCTTCTTGATGGTGTTTTTGAAAGCCTGTCCGCACTTACCGGAACCGGAATAACAATGTTCAACGATGTTGAGATATTACCTCACAGCATACTATTTTTTAGAGCATTCGAACAGTGGATTGGTGGTTTGGGAGTGGTAGTTATGGTCATAAGCGTTTTGACCAGACCAGGTTCTGTATCATCAACACTTTACCAGTCCGAAGCTCGTGAAGAACGTTTGAAACCTAGTGTAAAAACCACCCTTGAAAAGACCATAGAAATCTATATAATCTATACCGTTGGCGGAATAATCCTATATCTGCTTGCGGGAATGCCAATTTTTGATTCAATATGTGCTACATTCCACATAATTTCCACAGGAGGAATGGGAATTAAAAACGCGAATATGGCCTATTACAATAGTGACATAATCTATTTCATCACAATAGTCCTTATGATACTTGGTGCTACAAGCTTTATGGTCCATTACAAGGTCATCAAAACTAGGGGAAGGTCACTTATTAACGATTTGCAGTTCAAAATAATAATTTCAGCCATTGCGGGCGTTACATTGCTTCTTTATTTTACTTCAACTATCGTCCCAATGGAGTTGCTGTTTACCGTCGTATCAGCAATCACAACAACAGGAGCAACAATTGTCCCTGCACCTGTAATGGGCAACTGGCCGCCATTTGTTCTGGTTTGCCTGATGTGTCTGATGCTGACCGGTGGTTCAACAGGATCCACTGTAGGTGCAATTAAGCTCGTGCGTATGATTACCTATTTCAAAGGAATATACCGCCACATCAGAGAAATCCTGTCTCCTGAAGGAAGAGTCGTGCCAGTTACACTTCATGGGCGAAAGATTCCTGAAAAAGCCATTGCACAGGCAGGTAACTTCATTACATTATACATGATGTTCATAATGTTTACATGGGCATTATTCTGTCTGTTCGGATATGACCCATTCAAAAGTCTGTTCAGCGTAATCACCCTTCAAGGGAACAACGGTTTGGATAGTGGAGTCATCACCAATGCATTGCATCCTGCACTCAAGGCCATAAGCATACTTAACATGTGGACCGGAAGGTTGGAAATATATCCGGTATTGATTACACTGAGAACATTTTTCGAAATATTTAAAAGATAATATGTATACTATAATTAATATTGAATAACAATGTTAGTTAGGTGATTTTATGTACATTATTATAATGGGCGGAGGCCGTGTTGGTCTAACCCTTGCAAACTTGTTAAGTGAAGAAGGAAACGACATTACCTTAATTGAAAGTGATGAAACATTGTGTAATGAAGTGGCAACAGACTTAGATGCGCTTGTAATCAATGGAAATGGTACAAATTCCAAATTGCTTGAAGAAGTAAACATTGATGATGCTGACGCTTTCGTTGCAGCCACTGGAAATGATGAGGCAAACCTGCTTTCATGCATTCTAGTTAGGAAATATGATGTTAAAAGAATTATTGCACGTGTAAGTAACCCTGACCACGAAGAGGCATTCAGAGAGGTTGGAATTGATGAGGTAATCAGTCCAGAAATAACCGCCGCAAAACAATTGCAGCAAGTCGTAACCAATCCTCTTGTTGTGAAATTGACTACACTCGGCGAAGGTGACGCTGAAATCCATGAAATGACAATAACTAATGACAAGGTAGTTGGAAAACGCTTTAAGGAAATATCTCCTAATAAAGATTATATCATTATTGCCACCTATAAAAGCGGCAAATTAGCTATTCCACAACCTGATGACACCATCGCACGTGGAGAAAAAATCACACTTCTTGTAAAAAGAGGAAAATTGAATAAAGTTACCAAAAAATTAGAAAAATAATTATAATAATGAATAGGACATTCTAATATGTTCCTTTCCATTATTTTCCACTATTGGACCATGGCCAGGATAAATGTTTTTAACGTCCAGCTCAGTTAACCTGCGGACACTGTTTTTCATGTCATTATAATCTCCGCCAATGTCC of the Methanobrevibacter thaueri genome contains:
- a CDS encoding TrkH family potassium uptake protein; translated protein: MRYITKTDLRIIARNSGMLMIGIGIMCLIPLVFDLIYFEFDVISFVIPAGISGFSGLFLMKYFEDYADKKIRLKHGMIISSFAWIWAAIIGGVVFTLATHIPLLDGVFESLSALTGTGITMFNDVEILPHSILFFRAFEQWIGGLGVVVMVISVLTRPGSVSSTLYQSEAREERLKPSVKTTLEKTIEIYIIYTVGGIILYLLAGMPIFDSICATFHIISTGGMGIKNANMAYYNSDIIYFITIVLMILGATSFMVHYKVIKTRGRSLINDLQFKIIISAIAGVTLLLYFTSTIVPMELLFTVVSAITTTGATIVPAPVMGNWPPFVLVCLMCLMLTGGSTGSTVGAIKLVRMITYFKGIYRHIREILSPEGRVVPVTLHGRKIPEKAIAQAGNFITLYMMFIMFTWALFCLFGYDPFKSLFSVITLQGNNGLDSGVITNALHPALKAISILNMWTGRLEIYPVLITLRTFFEIFKR
- a CDS encoding potassium channel family protein, coding for MYIIIMGGGRVGLTLANLLSEEGNDITLIESDETLCNEVATDLDALVINGNGTNSKLLEEVNIDDADAFVAATGNDEANLLSCILVRKYDVKRIIARVSNPDHEEAFREVGIDEVISPEITAAKQLQQVVTNPLVVKLTTLGEGDAEIHEMTITNDKVVGKRFKEISPNKDYIIIATYKSGKLAIPQPDDTIARGEKITLLVKRGKLNKVTKKLEK
- a CDS encoding acyltransferase — protein: MTNASKRIFYFDALRAFAILCVVLLHVTGHLGEMMSYDIHTIYSFSGFYETFANNFFRIGVDLFLMLSGALLLGRDWDIKGFLSKRIPRIVKPFVFWSAVFTVLLVAASYFIPSVGFVKSFGIMGILRVFWNTLMCKAPGSAVYWFFWMMLGVYLTMPIFNKWIKHAELSELEYFLAIWVITTLFDYTLMIECPVKLSYFISPMGLVVLGYYLRYTERKVFNSRWISWILILLPSIAMLAYSYMVVGTSILFEFHRYSILVIIVAIGVFCLFKTSTALNSIPKSAKGIITSISICSYGMYLIHSQMIMVVRKILHLSFNFTIDYLILFLTGFVLSWIIIYILAKMPILDEFIGVK
- a CDS encoding UPF0104 family protein: MDRKTLFFLGISILILAVMLYFIGIDEVVEALKLANIKLIIIAIVIQFVIFFLYTLRWKVLNDLADIKTSVRKTLPILLVGLAINNLTPSGRGGGEPVRAYLLSKENGYPFEETFATVVADRALDTFPFVVLAAITIAAMAIYFNVDTWLLIVMVLAVIAIVAVLIVLIYMCINPGFGKRVEGWIIALVRRFYKKNSDDLEMKIHDAVFGFQETMRLLISNKKVLSYTIPLSFLVWIMEILRVYFVFLAFGAQVNLIVIGEVFIVACLVGMIPLLPGGLGAVDGMMILFYSAAGISTSVSAAATVIERLISFWMPTILGLVILPHYGSSVLDKATGSSSPDEIKESLEDDSKDDG